One stretch of Zingiber officinale cultivar Zhangliang chromosome 6B, Zo_v1.1, whole genome shotgun sequence DNA includes these proteins:
- the LOC121992640 gene encoding uncharacterized protein LOC121992640 isoform X2, with amino-acid sequence MKTSQCAEVQPSSDASHDLHGDPQSIPVVEAPKADSGSASNANNYSRKVSREDIELVQNLIERCLQLYMTRSEVVRTLSNRARIEPGFTTLVWQKLEEENADFFRAYYIRLKLKKQIILFNHLLEHQYHLMKYPVQPKVPLAPIQNGIHTMPVNLPMGYPILPQHAMQVTGQPHIDSMACGLSSCHVVNGIPAPGGFHPIRINSATNGTPEVAHATPPCGTISSMSEMALSPASAASSNHFPFTPEMSGIGMDATALESTFPSDATHTGGLQLGSDDGHPRDGTRSLGQLWNFSLSDLTADFSNLGDLGILGDYDGSPFLPSDSDILLGSPEQDDIVEEYFADVANGSCSHQSDEEKP; translated from the exons ATGAAGACCTCACAG TGTGCAGAAGTACAACCATCCTCAGACGCTTCACATGATTTACATGGTGACCCTCAAAGTATTCCAGTTGTTGAAGCTCCTAAAGCAGATTCAGGTTCAGCATCCAATGCAAACAATTATAGTAGAAAGGTTTCTCGCGAAGACATTGAACTG GTGCAAAACTTGATAGAAAGATGTCTACAATTGTACATGACTAGAAGCGAGGTGGTTCGAACATTGTCTAACCGTGCTAGGATAGAACCTGGTTTTACAACATTAG TATGGCAGAAATTGGAAGAAGAAAATGCAGATTTTTTCAGAGCTTATTATATAAGACTAAAGCTGAAGAAGCAAATCATTTTGTTCAATCACTTGCTTGAGCACCAGTATCATCTGATGAAGTATCCTGTTCAGCCTAAGGTTCCATTGGCTCCAATTCAAAATGGGATTCACACAATGCCTG TCAATTTACCCATGGGCTATCCTATTCTTCCTCAGCACGCAATGCAAGTTACAGGTCAGCCTCACATTGACTCGATGGCTTGTGGCCTCTCCAGTTGTCATGTAGTCAATGGTATTCCTGCTCCAGGTGGTTTTCATCCCATTCGCATCAACTCTGCGACCAA CGGCACGCCTGAAGTGGCTCATGCCACCCCTCCATGTGGCACCATTTCTTCCATGTCGGAGATGGCTCTGAGTCCTGCGTCAGCAGCATCAAGCAATCATTTTCCTTTCACTCCAGAGATGTCTGGGATAGGCATGGATGCAACAGCTCTAGAATCAACCTTCCCATCTGATGCAACGCACACGGGAGGGCTGCAACTAGGATCAGATGATGGACACCCAAGAGATGGAACGAGATCTTTGGGACAACTCTGGAATTTCAGCTTATCAGATCTGACAGCAGATTTTTCAAATTTAGGAG ATCTTGGAATTTTGGGAGACTATGATGGTTCTCCTTTCTTGCCATCAGACTCTGACATCTTGCTGGGCTCCCCAGAACAGGATGATATAG TGGAAGAATACTTTGCTGATGTTGCTAATGGATCGTGCTCTCACCAATCGGACGAAGAGAAACCTTAG
- the LOC121992640 gene encoding uncharacterized protein LOC121992640 isoform X1, with amino-acid sequence MKTSQDPQCAEVQPSSDASHDLHGDPQSIPVVEAPKADSGSASNANNYSRKVSREDIELVQNLIERCLQLYMTRSEVVRTLSNRARIEPGFTTLVWQKLEEENADFFRAYYIRLKLKKQIILFNHLLEHQYHLMKYPVQPKVPLAPIQNGIHTMPVNLPMGYPILPQHAMQVTGQPHIDSMACGLSSCHVVNGIPAPGGFHPIRINSATNGTPEVAHATPPCGTISSMSEMALSPASAASSNHFPFTPEMSGIGMDATALESTFPSDATHTGGLQLGSDDGHPRDGTRSLGQLWNFSLSDLTADFSNLGDLGILGDYDGSPFLPSDSDILLGSPEQDDIVEEYFADVANGSCSHQSDEEKP; translated from the exons ATGAAGACCTCACAG GATCCTCAGTGTGCAGAAGTACAACCATCCTCAGACGCTTCACATGATTTACATGGTGACCCTCAAAGTATTCCAGTTGTTGAAGCTCCTAAAGCAGATTCAGGTTCAGCATCCAATGCAAACAATTATAGTAGAAAGGTTTCTCGCGAAGACATTGAACTG GTGCAAAACTTGATAGAAAGATGTCTACAATTGTACATGACTAGAAGCGAGGTGGTTCGAACATTGTCTAACCGTGCTAGGATAGAACCTGGTTTTACAACATTAG TATGGCAGAAATTGGAAGAAGAAAATGCAGATTTTTTCAGAGCTTATTATATAAGACTAAAGCTGAAGAAGCAAATCATTTTGTTCAATCACTTGCTTGAGCACCAGTATCATCTGATGAAGTATCCTGTTCAGCCTAAGGTTCCATTGGCTCCAATTCAAAATGGGATTCACACAATGCCTG TCAATTTACCCATGGGCTATCCTATTCTTCCTCAGCACGCAATGCAAGTTACAGGTCAGCCTCACATTGACTCGATGGCTTGTGGCCTCTCCAGTTGTCATGTAGTCAATGGTATTCCTGCTCCAGGTGGTTTTCATCCCATTCGCATCAACTCTGCGACCAA CGGCACGCCTGAAGTGGCTCATGCCACCCCTCCATGTGGCACCATTTCTTCCATGTCGGAGATGGCTCTGAGTCCTGCGTCAGCAGCATCAAGCAATCATTTTCCTTTCACTCCAGAGATGTCTGGGATAGGCATGGATGCAACAGCTCTAGAATCAACCTTCCCATCTGATGCAACGCACACGGGAGGGCTGCAACTAGGATCAGATGATGGACACCCAAGAGATGGAACGAGATCTTTGGGACAACTCTGGAATTTCAGCTTATCAGATCTGACAGCAGATTTTTCAAATTTAGGAG ATCTTGGAATTTTGGGAGACTATGATGGTTCTCCTTTCTTGCCATCAGACTCTGACATCTTGCTGGGCTCCCCAGAACAGGATGATATAG TGGAAGAATACTTTGCTGATGTTGCTAATGGATCGTGCTCTCACCAATCGGACGAAGAGAAACCTTAG